AAGTTCGTGAGATTCACCGCTAATGCGGCAGCCAATGACGCGGAGCACGTCGGACATGGTCTTCATGTCCTTCAGGTGAGGCACGTTGGTGATTTCAGAAACGCCATCTGCCAGGAGGGCTGCTGCCATCACGGCGAGAACTGCATTCTTTGCACCGGAAATTTCGACTTCACCTTCCAGGGGCTTTTCAACCTGATGAACTTCAAAACGATACATATAAACTATTTCTCCTGGTCTTCTTCCTGAGAAGTACCATTATTATTCTCATCGTTCTTTTCAATTACAGAACGAACTTTTATTTTGTATTCAATAACCACACGGGTACGGGCAATGTGGTCGTGAAGGGCCCTACGCTTGGGGTCAATCATCACGATCAGGTAACCAAGGCCGTACAGTACCAGGGTGAACTGGGTAAACATGCTGGCGATATAGCGGATAATGCTGGTGAGCCAGCAGACCTTTTCGCCTTCGGAAGTTTCCACTCGCAGGTGCAAAAGCATCTTGCCGGGAGTGGCGCCCTTGATGGCTGTGAAAATGATAAAATACAGTGCCTGGATAAAGCTTGTAATCATGAAGAGAATTTCCAGGCTGGGTTCCTTCAACATCTGGTCCAGAATTTCGCTGAAACTCGCATTGTTGCCTGCATTTGCGATGGAATTCATGGCGTTATTCATGGACTCGGGATCGATTATCTGCAGCGCTGCAAGAACCTGCATGATGAGCAGGCCTATCAGAGTCAAGATGATGTTATCGATGGCGAATGCCAGACCTCTCGTAAAAAAGCCTGCGTATCTCTTTTGCAGCTTCTTCTCGGCGACTTGCTGGGCCAAAAGTTCCTCGATGGTCTTTTTCAGCAGTTCTTCGTCTTCGGAGGTGGTGAAGGTGGGCTTGGATTCTTCCATGTCCTTCCAGGGGACAAAATTGTCCAGGCCGGAGTGCCAAACCAGGGTGTCGTCCGTGATTTTTTTCTCCTGGACCAGGTCGCGAATTTCGTCGAGGTTGTAAGGACCCTTGCGACGTTCGCCGTCTGTAATGGATTCATCGATGTAGTACCAAGTCATACGGGCTACAATGTAGAAAAAATTATGGGGAATTTTTACAAAAGCGTGATTTGCTACCGATAAAGGAAAAAGGATAAAAGCCGAAATTCTGAAAAAAAACTAAATTGGGGGCTTATGATGAATTTTAAGGTTGGCCAACGCTACGTAAGTCAATCGGAACCTGCTCTGGGACTTGGTATTGTCACAGAGGTTCAGGACCGTATTGTGAAGATTTCTTTCCCCGCCATGAACGATGTTCGTCTTTACCGTTCCATGGGGGCTCCTGTAGATCGATTCCAGTTGAATCCCGGTGAAACCGCTAAGAACGATAAGGGTCTTTCCTTTTCCGTTGAATCCGTGAAGGAAGTGGACGGCTTGTTCATTTACGAAGGTCGTGGTGGACGTACCATGAAGGAATCGGAACTGAACGCCAAGATTTCCATTGCCCGTCCGGCAGACTTGTTCCGTGCTCTTACGGAAAGTCGCGTTTCCGAAAGCGCCCAGTTCCGCCGTCGCGAAGAAGCCCAGCAGCTTTCCTGCAAGTGGATTTCTTCTCCTGTCCGCGGTATGATTGGCCCCCGCGTGAGCAAGATTCCTCACCAGTATTACTTGTGCCAGCGCGCTTGCTCCAGCTCCACACTGCCTCGCCTGATGCTTTCCGACGAAGTGGGCCTGGGTAAGACCATTGAAGCCGGCATGATTTGGCACGCCTTAAAGGCCCGCGGTCGCGTGAACCGCACCTTGGTCATTGTGCCGGAAACCTTGAAGCACCAGTGGCTGATTGAAATGAAACGCCGCTTCAACACCTTGTTTACCCTGGTGGATGAAGGCTACCTGAAGGGCATCTTTGTTGCCGATGACGACGACAAACCCAATCCGTTCAGCCTGGCCAACGACATTATCTGTTCCATCGACTTCCTGATTAAGCAGCCTGCTTTGATTGAAGACTTGCTGAAGGTGCAGTGGGACATGACCATCATCGATGAAGCTCACCATCTGGTGTGCGAAGATGGTTTTACTAGCCATGAATACCTGCTGGCAAACGCTGTGATCCAGCGTTCCAAGGGCGTATTGCTCCTGACGGGTACTCCGCTGCAGTTCCATCCGGAATCTCAGTTTAACCGCCTGAAGATGTTGGACCCGGTCCGCTTTGCGGACTACAATAACTTCATCAAGGACCAGGACGCTTACCGCAAGTTGGTGAACGAACTGAACAAGCTCCCCACCGATCCTGGCCAGCAGATGAGTTGGGACGACTTGAACGAAGCGGTTCCCAAGAAATCCATGATTAGACCTTGGCTGGAACAGGAAAGTGCAAAGTCCATGCCCGCCGACGAATGGATCCGCCGCATTGTGGATGCTGTAGGTACGGGTTCCGTGGTGTTCCGCAACACTCGTAAGGGCGTAGGCGGATTCCCCAAGCGTGTTCTGGACGAAGTGGCTCTGGAACCTAATGAACGTTACCGCGAGATGGTAAACGTTGCCGCTGAAAATGATCTTGATATGTCCACCGATATCCAGGAAAACGGCTTGCTGTGCACCAGCTATTCCGATGCCTGGTGCATGGACGAACGCTACGTGTGGCTGAAGCAGTTCCTGAAGGACCATAAGGACGACAAGGTTCTGTTAATTTGCGAATCCATCCAGGTGGTGCTTGCTCTGGAAGCACTCCTCACGGAATATCTGGGCGAAGGCGCCTTCTCCATGTTCCACGAGAACATGACCATTATGGCTCGCGACAAGGCTGCTGCCAACTTCAGTAAGGAAAATGGCGCTAACCTGCTGATCGCTTCTGAAATTGGTTCTGAAGGTCGTAACTTCCAGTTTGCCCATCACCTGATCCTGTTCGACCTGCCGCTGGATGCGTCCCTGGTGGAACAGCGTATTGGCCGCTTGGACCGTATTGGCCAGACCGAAAACATTATCATTCACGTTCCTTACGTGAAGGGCTCCGGCCAGGAAGTGATGTTCCGCTGGTACCATAACGGCTTGAATGCTTTTGGCACTCCCATGATGAGTGGTGGTGAACTGTTCCTGAAGTATACGGACGACCTGATTGCCGCCCTTGCTGAACCGCAGAACTATCTGGAACACTTCATCGAGGAAGTGATCCCTCAGGTGAAGAAAGATTGCGATTCCATGCGCAAGAACATTGAAAAGGGTCGTGACCGCCTGCTGGAATTCAACTCCCGCAATCCTGCCAAGGCAAAAGAAATTACGGACGAAATCGAACGTATCGATGGAGAAAAGGAATTGCAGACTCTGGTCTTCGATTCCCTCATGGATCGCGGTCTTGAAATCGACAAGAGCATTATCCCCGGTTGCTTCGTGGTGACCATGGGTACTCAGGTGGAAGCTGGCTCCGTTCCTGGCATGCCCGAAAACATTGGCGGCATCCCGGGAAGTAACGGTGGCGGTGGCCGTGTGGTCCAGGCTGTGGGTGACTTCTCCGAAGGCTCCGGCGGTGACGGCGACGCTCGCTACTCCGACTCTTCCAGCTTGACCATTACCTTCGATCGTAAGGTGGCCATGATTCACGACGAAGTGGATTTCGTCAGCTTGGAACACCCGCTGTCTCAGGGCGTCCTGGATTTTGAAACCACTCTGGACAATGGCGCCGTGGCTTGCAACATTTGGCAGAACTCCGGAATGCGCGGCCTGGTCATGCAGTACAACTTCGCAGTGGAATTCTCCATCAGTGAAGATTGGGGCGTTTCCGACATTGCGGGTCCCAAGTACATCAGTGTGCTGGTGGCCGCCAACGGTGACGACCTTTCCGCAAAGATTCCGGAACTGAAGAACGCTTCCTTCAAGGATGTGCCTGTTCCTCAGGGCAACGCCGCTGTGAATATGACCCTCAAGTATTTCGGTAAGGATGGTCTGGCCATCGCTCGCCGTGTGGTCATGGCTCAGGCTAAGGAAATGGCAGAAACTGCTGCCGCTGCAGTAGAAGCCCGCGCCGAGCAGGAATACCAGCGCATGAATCACTTGCTGACTATGCGTGGCAAGGCCGGTAACAACGACCAGCTGAAGCAGCTCCGCAAGAATGCTCAGGAATGGAAAAAGATTATCAGCACCCCGCAGCTCCGTCTGGATGCAATCCGCCTGCTGGTTTGCCGCTAAACTCTAGCCCCTAACCCCTAACCCCTAGCCCCTAATCATGAGTGAATTAAGAAAGAACATTTTGAATGAATCCCGCCGCATTGTGGTGAAGATTGGTTCCCGCATCCTGGTGGATTCTGAAAAGGGTGGCGTTCGTACCCGTTACATCCAGAAGCTGGCTGACTCCGTCGCACGCCTGATGGAAGCTGGCAAGGAAGTTGTGATTGTGACTTCCGGTGCAGTAGGTACTGGTATGAGCCAGCTGGGCTACAAGGAAAAGCCTACCGTTATTGCTGAAAAGCAGGCTTGCGCTGCTGTGGGCCAGATTGACTTGATGTACGCCTATCGTGAAATGTTCCGCTGGTGTCAGCTTTCTGTGGGCCAGATTCTTTTGTCTGCTGATGACTTCCGCGATCGCGGTCGCTACAAGAATTTGCAGAACACCATCAAGGCAATGCTTGCCCGAAAGATCGTTCCCATCATCAACGAGAACGACTCTCTGGCTGTTGCTGAAATCAAGGTGGGCGATAACGATAAGCTGTCCTCTGACGTGGCTTTGTTCTTGGATGCAGACCTGCTGCTGATTTTCACTGACGAAGACGGTTTGTTTGACGACAATCCCAAGAAGAATCCTAACGCACGTTTGCTGCGCTTTGTTCCCGAAATTACTCCTGCGGTTCTTGCTCTGGCTGGCAAGCCCGGCGAAGCCGGCTCCGCTGTAAGTACCGGCGGTATGCGCAGTAAGCTGGAAGCTATCCGTAACGTTACCAAGAGCGGTTGCAATGCGTTCCTGGCTTGCGGTATGCGAGTGCTTCCTCATGAAGTGATTCTTGAACAGGCTGAAGGTACTCTGTTTGTGGGCTCTGCAAAGAAGTTGAACAGCCGTCAGCGTTGGCTTAGCTTTATTACCACTCCCCGCGGAAGTGTGGTGGTGGACGAAGGCGGCGTAAAGGCTTTGCGCGAAAAGCATTCCAGCTTGCTGCCTGTTGGCGTTGTTGCCGTGAAGAAGCATTTCGACAAGGGCGACTTGATTGAAGTCCTTGATGCAAACGGCGAAGCTGTGGCCCGCGGTGTTGTAAAGTTTGATAGCGAAACTTTGAAGCTGGTGCTGCACAAGAAAACTTCTGAAATCCACGCCTTGCTGGGTAAGGACGTGGCCGATGAACTTGTCCACAAGAACGACTTGGTTGTATTCTAAGAGGTTGCTCTATGGCAGAGAATCAAGATATTGACGAATTGGCCGAAGAATCTGCGGAACTTCCTAAAGTTGAAAGTCAGGAAGACCTTGCCCGCATTATCCAGGCTCTGGTATTTGCGTCTCCGGATGTGGTGACATTGAAAAAGCTCCGCGAAATCCTGGGCGACTTTTTGGATGCTCGTTTGGTTTCTGATGCACTCATTGCTGCCAATGATTCCCTGAACAAGATCAACTCTCCGTTTGAAATTGTGGAACAGGCCGGCGGTTATCGCTTCCGTACCCGCGCCAAGTATTATCCTTGGGTCCGCAAGCTCTTCCCGGAAGTAAACGCTCGTCGCTTGAGCCAGGCCGCCTTGGAAACTCTGGCCGTGATTGCTTACCAGCAGCCCATAACCAAGGCCGCCATTGAACAGGTTCGTGGTGTGTCTTCTGTGGATGGCCCCATCCGTAACCTGCTGGACAAAAAATTTATTGCATTGGGTTCCCGTGCGGAAACTGTGGGCAATCCCTACACGTACGTTACCACCCAGGAATTTATGAAGTACTTCGGCATCAATCGTATTCCCGAAGATCTGCCTCGCCTCCGCGAATTCAGTGAACTTCTGGAAGCTGGCGCATTGGTACCTCAGTATGCCAAGCCGGAATCCATTGCTACCGAAGAACCTGTGGAACCGGAAGAAAATCCGGATCAGGTTGAACTTTCCATGGGAGATCTGTAATGGCTTGCACTCCCTTAATGCAACAGTATTACGATATCAAGGCTCAGAACCCTGGTTGTATTCTGTTCTTTAGAATGGGCGACTTCTTTGAACTGTTCGAAGAAGATGCTGTCATTGCCTCTAAGATTTTAGGCATTACTCTCACGAGCCGTAACAATGGTGCCTCGGGTGCTACGCCCCTTTGCGGTTTCCCGCATCACGCCGCCGAACGTTACGTTCCCAAGATGGTGGCCGCTGGTTATCGCGTGGCCATTTGCGAACAGGTGGAAGACCCTAAGCTAGCCAAGGGCATTGTCAAGCGCGACATTGTGGAAATCATCAGTGCCGGCACCGCCATGAACGAAGCCAACCTGGATGCCAAGGAAGCAAATTACCTTTGCGCTTACATCCCGGGAAGTGCCGACACCACGAAGGATGCCGCTGAGGGCAAGGCTGAAACCGCAGTGTTCTCTATCGCCGATGTGACCACGGGTTACCTTGCTACTTGCAAGAGTTCCATTCAGGCTTTCGAATGCGAATTCTGCCGCCGCATGCCTAAGGAAATTCTCGTTCCCGAAGGAACCAAGATTCCCGCCGGCGTCATGGACTTGGTGAAATCCGAAAACATTTTGATTACGGAGCTTCCGGGTTTCCAGTTCGGAGAAGAAGCCGCCCGCGACACGCTCTTTAGCCACTTCAAGGTTGAAGCCTTGGATGGTCTCGGACTTGACGGCCGCCCCGAAGAAACTGCTGTCACTGGAGCAATGCTTCAGTATTTGATGTACCAGAAAAAATCCGAGCTCTCGCACTTTACGGCTCTCGAGATTTTGAATCTGGACGACTATATGACTTTGGATCCGTCCACCTTGCGCAACCTTGAGCTGGTGCGCCCGCTGAACGCCGACGATATGAGCAGCACTCTTTGCTACGTGCTGGACTTTACCGTTACTGCAATGGGTGGCAGAACTTTGAAGGATTGGGTGAGCCATCCGCTGATTTCCGTGGACCGCATCAAGGAACGCGAAGAAGCTGTGGACGAACTGGTCAACAATCCTGTTGCACTTGATGAACTGAAGGAATCTCTCACTTCCATTCTGGATATGGAACGCTTGATGGGCCGCGTTGGTTCTGGTCGCGCCAACGCCCGTGACCTTGCTGGTATGGGCCGTTCCCTGGCTCAGGCTTCCAAGGTGGCTGAAGTTCTGGAAGGTTTGCGTTCCCCGATTTTTGAACCCATGCGTGACGCTTTGATGCGCGCCCAGGGTAGGGGAGAGGAACTTCTCAGCCAGTTCAATGATGACCTGCCGTTGACCGTCCGCGAAGGCGGTATGATTCGCGAAGGTGCCAACGCAGAATTGGACGCCATGAACGCTGACATTAAGGATCGCCGTCAGTGGATTGCCTCTTTGGAAACCCGCGAAAAGGAACGTCTTGGCATTCCCAGCCTGAAGGTGGGCTACAACAAGGTCTTCGGTTATTACATCGAAGTGACCCGCGCCGCCATGGCCAAGGCTACCAACCCGATTCCTGACGAATACATCCGTAAGCAGACTACGGTAAATGCAGAACGTTACATCACTCCCGAAATGAAGGAATGCGAATCCGTCATTAGCAATGCGGAAGTGAACATTCACGCTCTGGAATACAAAATCTTTAGCGAACTCCGCGAACGCGTGAACTCCTGGCGCGCCGAGCTGCAGGAAATTGCAAATGCCATCGCCCGCGTGGATACGCTGTACAGCTTTGCTCGCGCCGCACGTAAGTACAATTACGTTTGCCCCGAGGTATTCGAAGGCTCCGGCATCGAAATCAAGGGCGGGTTCCATCCCGTGATTGTGGCGGTGAATCCGGACTTGGACTTCA
This is a stretch of genomic DNA from Fibrobacter sp. UWEL. It encodes these proteins:
- the proB gene encoding glutamate 5-kinase, with translation MSELRKNILNESRRIVVKIGSRILVDSEKGGVRTRYIQKLADSVARLMEAGKEVVIVTSGAVGTGMSQLGYKEKPTVIAEKQACAAVGQIDLMYAYREMFRWCQLSVGQILLSADDFRDRGRYKNLQNTIKAMLARKIVPIINENDSLAVAEIKVGDNDKLSSDVALFLDADLLLIFTDEDGLFDDNPKKNPNARLLRFVPEITPAVLALAGKPGEAGSAVSTGGMRSKLEAIRNVTKSGCNAFLACGMRVLPHEVILEQAEGTLFVGSAKKLNSRQRWLSFITTPRGSVVVDEGGVKALREKHSSLLPVGVVAVKKHFDKGDLIEVLDANGEAVARGVVKFDSETLKLVLHKKTSEIHALLGKDVADELVHKNDLVVF
- the scpB gene encoding SMC-Scp complex subunit ScpB, with amino-acid sequence MAENQDIDELAEESAELPKVESQEDLARIIQALVFASPDVVTLKKLREILGDFLDARLVSDALIAANDSLNKINSPFEIVEQAGGYRFRTRAKYYPWVRKLFPEVNARRLSQAALETLAVIAYQQPITKAAIEQVRGVSSVDGPIRNLLDKKFIALGSRAETVGNPYTYVTTQEFMKYFGINRIPEDLPRLREFSELLEAGALVPQYAKPESIATEEPVEPEENPDQVELSMGDL
- the mutS gene encoding DNA mismatch repair protein MutS, with the translated sequence MACTPLMQQYYDIKAQNPGCILFFRMGDFFELFEEDAVIASKILGITLTSRNNGASGATPLCGFPHHAAERYVPKMVAAGYRVAICEQVEDPKLAKGIVKRDIVEIISAGTAMNEANLDAKEANYLCAYIPGSADTTKDAAEGKAETAVFSIADVTTGYLATCKSSIQAFECEFCRRMPKEILVPEGTKIPAGVMDLVKSENILITELPGFQFGEEAARDTLFSHFKVEALDGLGLDGRPEETAVTGAMLQYLMYQKKSELSHFTALEILNLDDYMTLDPSTLRNLELVRPLNADDMSSTLCYVLDFTVTAMGGRTLKDWVSHPLISVDRIKEREEAVDELVNNPVALDELKESLTSILDMERLMGRVGSGRANARDLAGMGRSLAQASKVAEVLEGLRSPIFEPMRDALMRAQGRGEELLSQFNDDLPLTVREGGMIREGANAELDAMNADIKDRRQWIASLETREKERLGIPSLKVGYNKVFGYYIEVTRAAMAKATNPIPDEYIRKQTTVNAERYITPEMKECESVISNAEVNIHALEYKIFSELRERVNSWRAELQEIANAIARVDTLYSFARAARKYNYVCPEVFEGSGIEIKGGFHPVIVAVNPDLDFISNDVKLSPEATRLMLITGPNMAGKSTYLRQTGLIVLMAQIGCFVPAESARIGVVDRIFTRVGASDRLSRGLSTFMVEMIETANILRNATSHSLVLLDEIGRGTSTFDGLSIAWAIVETLHDEPARAALTLFATHYHELTGLVDGLEHAGNYQVAVQEKGDKLLFLHKILEGACDSSYGIHVAEMAGLPNNVLRRARKILMRLEKHKIDPSDEAANKKLKEKPQVDLFAPPDESTTLLKEEVRRLRPEEMTPMQALQYLMDLKEHYGK
- the rapA gene encoding RNA polymerase-associated protein RapA — translated: MMNFKVGQRYVSQSEPALGLGIVTEVQDRIVKISFPAMNDVRLYRSMGAPVDRFQLNPGETAKNDKGLSFSVESVKEVDGLFIYEGRGGRTMKESELNAKISIARPADLFRALTESRVSESAQFRRREEAQQLSCKWISSPVRGMIGPRVSKIPHQYYLCQRACSSSTLPRLMLSDEVGLGKTIEAGMIWHALKARGRVNRTLVIVPETLKHQWLIEMKRRFNTLFTLVDEGYLKGIFVADDDDKPNPFSLANDIICSIDFLIKQPALIEDLLKVQWDMTIIDEAHHLVCEDGFTSHEYLLANAVIQRSKGVLLLTGTPLQFHPESQFNRLKMLDPVRFADYNNFIKDQDAYRKLVNELNKLPTDPGQQMSWDDLNEAVPKKSMIRPWLEQESAKSMPADEWIRRIVDAVGTGSVVFRNTRKGVGGFPKRVLDEVALEPNERYREMVNVAAENDLDMSTDIQENGLLCTSYSDAWCMDERYVWLKQFLKDHKDDKVLLICESIQVVLALEALLTEYLGEGAFSMFHENMTIMARDKAAANFSKENGANLLIASEIGSEGRNFQFAHHLILFDLPLDASLVEQRIGRLDRIGQTENIIIHVPYVKGSGQEVMFRWYHNGLNAFGTPMMSGGELFLKYTDDLIAALAEPQNYLEHFIEEVIPQVKKDCDSMRKNIEKGRDRLLEFNSRNPAKAKEITDEIERIDGEKELQTLVFDSLMDRGLEIDKSIIPGCFVVTMGTQVEAGSVPGMPENIGGIPGSNGGGGRVVQAVGDFSEGSGGDGDARYSDSSSLTITFDRKVAMIHDEVDFVSLEHPLSQGVLDFETTLDNGAVACNIWQNSGMRGLVMQYNFAVEFSISEDWGVSDIAGPKYISVLVAANGDDLSAKIPELKNASFKDVPVPQGNAAVNMTLKYFGKDGLAIARRVVMAQAKEMAETAAAAVEARAEQEYQRMNHLLTMRGKAGNNDQLKQLRKNAQEWKKIISTPQLRLDAIRLLVCR
- a CDS encoding RDD family protein — encoded protein: MTWYYIDESITDGERRKGPYNLDEIRDLVQEKKITDDTLVWHSGLDNFVPWKDMEESKPTFTTSEDEELLKKTIEELLAQQVAEKKLQKRYAGFFTRGLAFAIDNIILTLIGLLIMQVLAALQIIDPESMNNAMNSIANAGNNASFSEILDQMLKEPSLEILFMITSFIQALYFIIFTAIKGATPGKMLLHLRVETSEGEKVCWLTSIIRYIASMFTQFTLVLYGLGYLIVMIDPKRRALHDHIARTRVVIEYKIKVRSVIEKNDENNNGTSQEEDQEK